The nucleotide sequence GCGCGCGGGCAGAGTTTCCTGGAGTGGGTCGAGCATGCTTACGATCCGCAGGCCGTGACGCGGAACTTCCGCGCCGGCTTCTGGTCCGACTTCGTCGTCGACCGCCTGCTGCGGCGCGAATAGGCGCGCCGCCTTGGCCCTCCGGCTTCCGCGGCTGCTCGCCGCCGTCCCTCGATCCTGGACCGGGCGGCTTGGGCCGGACGAGCGCGGCCTGAACGGTCCCCGGATCGCGGTGATCGGCAATTGCCAGGCCAAGGGCGTGGCCGAGGCCGTGCGCATCCTCGCGCCGGGAGCGCGGGTGCGGCTGATTCCGATGAGCACCCTGGGCCGGGGGCGGCAAAGCCTCGACGCCTTCGCGGCGACGCTCAAGGCGTGCGATCACGTCTTTTCCCAGCCCTTCCCGGCGGGCTTCTTCCCTGAGGGCGGGTCGGACGCCCTGCGCGAACGGCTGCCGCGGATGCGGCTCTTCCCCTCGATCGTCTTCACCGCCTTCCATCCGGACGCGGTCTATGTCGGCGATCTCGCCTCGGTGGCGCGGGTGAAGCTGGTGCCGTCACCGCTCGGCAGCTACCATTCGGCGATCACCCTGTTCGGCTTCCTCAAGGGCTTGCCGCAGGAGCGGATCGTCGGACTGTTCCGCGAAGCCGTCTTTTCGCAGCTCGGCTATCTCGACGCCTGGGATCTCGCCGCGGCGGACCTGATCGCATCGAGCCGGGCGATCAATTTCGATCTCTCAGACGACCTGCTGCGCTGGTCGCGCGGCGGCCAGTTCATGCACAACATCAACCATCCGCGCCTGAGCGTGCTCGGCGATATCGCCGCGCGGCTGCTCCGCGAGGCCGGCATCGCGCCGCGTTCGGTCGCGGTCGAGGCCTACGCCCCGGACGCGCTGCTCGATGACGCGATCTGGCCGGTCTACCCGCCGGTGGCGATGCTCTACGGCGTGGCCGGCTCGACGGTGTTCAAGCGGCGCCAGCGCCGGGGCGCTGCCCCTGAGACGTTCGGCCTCGACGCCTTCGTCGCGGAAAGCCTCGCGATCTATCGGGCGCAGCCGCGCGAGACCCTGACCTGCCACCGGATCGAGCACTGGGCGGCCTCGCCGGAGATCCGGACCCTGTTCGAAACCGCCTGACCGCCGGTCACGGGTTCCCCAAGGGCAAGCCCTTTGGCGGGGCTCAGGGCAAGGCCCTGAAGCTACCCCTCCGCCTCGTCCTTGCCCGAGCGCTCGGCGAGGCGGGCCAGCGTCGTCATCTCGCGAAACCACGTCCGCACCGGCTTGGCCGGCGTGCCGCCCCAGCGCGAGCCCGGCGGAACGTCACGGTTGACGTTGGAAGAGCCGGCGATCTGCGAGCCCATGCCGATGCGCAGGTGGCCGACGACGCCGACCTGGCCGCCGAGCACCACATAGTCCTCCAGCGTGGTCGAGCCGGAGATGCCGACGCCGGAGACGATCACGCAGTGGCGGCCGATCACCACGTTGTGGGCGATCTGCACGAGGTTATCGATCTTGGTGCCCTCGCCGACCACCGTGTCGCGCGAGGCGCCCCGATCGATGGTGGTGTTGGCGCCGATCTCGACATCGTCCTGGATGATGACGCGACCGACCTGCGGCACCTTGAGGTGGCCACCCGCGCCCATGGCGAAGCCGAACCCGTCCTGGCCGATCCGGGCGCCGGGATGGACGATGACGCGGTTGCCGACGAGCGCGTGGGTCAGGGTCGCGCCTGCACCGATGGAACAGTCGCGGCCGACCCGCACGTTCGGCCCGATCACGGCGTTGGGGCCGAGCACCGTACCGGAGCCGATCTCGGCGCCGGGGCCGACGACGGCACCGGGATCGACGCGCACGCCGTCCTCCAGCCGCGCCTGCGGATGGACATGGGCACCGGGGGAGATTCCGCTCGCGGCAAACAGCGAGCCCGGCCGCATCGCCTCCTCGTAGAGATGGGCCAGCAGCCCGGCATAGGCCCGGTAGGGATCGCGAGTGACGAGGGCGATCGTGCCGGACGGAACGCGCGGGGCGAAGCGCGGCGAGACGAGGCAGACCAGCGCCCGCGTCGCGGCCAGGGCGTCGCCGTAGCGGGCGTTGTCCATGTAGGCGAGTTCGCTCGGCCCCGCGGTTTCGAGCGGCGCGGCCCCGGTCACCGCCTGCGCCGGGTCGGTGCCCTCGGGGAGCGGCACGCCGCAGGCTTCGGCCACGGCGCCGAGGGTCAGGCCGCCTTTCGGCGCGATGAAGACGGGTTCTGACATGCGGTTCGACGAGGCTGGCAGGGTAGGGGTCCGAGCGCCGCTATAGCGCTCTTCGCTGGAAGGGGCACCCGCCCGGAGCGGAGCGGAGGGCATGCGACAAAACGAAAGAGCCGCGCCCGACCGGTGACGGTCGGACGCGGCTCCCTCAAGCGAGCGTGTCGTGGATCAGAAGCGCGAGCCGCCGGAGAAGCGGAACGCCTGGGTTTGGTCCTTGCCGACCTTGCCCAGAGCCGTCTGGACACCCTCGTCCTTGGACAGCGCGTAGGCGTAGTCGAAGCGGATCGGGCCGAGCGGCGAGTTCCACAGGATCGAGGCACCGACCGAGGAGCGGATCGTCGCCTTGTCGCGGACGTTCACGCACTCGGGCTCGACCTTGATCGCGCTGGCGCCGAAGTTCGTGTAGTTGCAGCCCGATCCCGGCGCGAAGCCGTTGATGAAGCCGTCGCGGTTCACGTCGAAGTTGCGGCGGCCGTCATAGCCGAACAGCGTACCGGCATCGGCGAAGACCGCGCCCTTCAGGCCGAGGTCCTTGGGCAGGCCCCAGATCGGGAACTGAACTTCGACCGTGGCACCGAAGTAGGTCGTGCCGCCGATGGCGTTGGAGCGGGCATCGGCGATACCGACGTCGCGCGGGCCGAGGCCGTTCGGTGCGAAGCCGCGGACCAGCGACGGGCCGAGGAAGAACTGGTCGGTGATGCGCAGCGGCTGGTTGTCCAGCGCCGAGATGTGACCGCCCTGGAGGCGCACGAAGCCGACCACGTCCTCCCACAGTTCCTTGTAGTAGCGGGCGTCGCCCGTCACGCGGAAGAACTTGGAGTCGCCGCCGATGCCGGCGATGTCGGGCTTCAACTCGCCGTAGAAGCCGTTGGTGGGCCGCTGCAGGTTGTCGAGGGTCGAGTAGGCCAGGGTGACACCGGCCAGCGAGGTCAGCACGTTGCCCTGCTGGCCCTTGAGCGCGATCGAGGCCTCGCCGTCATAGGCGCAAGTCGGGTAAGCCGGAAGGCCGCCGACGTCACGCCCGCTCGACGGATCGATCGTTCCGGCCGGGTTGATGGCGGTGTAGCCGGGGATCGCCACCGAGCAGTCGTTATACGGACGCTTGATGGTGTTCGGAACCCGCAGCTCGGTGTTGTAGAGCGAGTAGCGGAAGGTGACGCCGAACTCCTCGGTGATCGGCAGGCCGAGGCGGAGCTGACCGCCGTAGACGGTCGTCTCGTAGCGCGACCAGCGGGTCAGGTCGGAATATTTGTAGAAGGCGTCGAAGCCGGCCGCGAGGCGGTAGCCGAGGAAGTACGGCTCGGTGAAGGAGAAGTCGATACCGCGGGCGTACTGGCCGCCCTGCACCGCGAGGCGCACGTACTGGCCGCGGCCGAGGAAGTTCGACTCGGAGACCGAGACCTCGCCGATGATGCCGTCCTGGGTGGAGTAGCCGCCCGCCACCGAGAACGAACCCGTGGGCTGATCCTCGACGTCGATGTTGACGATCACCCGGTCCGGCGCCGTGCCGGGCTCGTTGGAGAAGCGGACCTTCTTGAAGAAGCCCAGGCCGTTGAGGCGGCGCTCGGCCCGGTCGACCAGCACGCGGTTATAGGCATCGCCCTCGGTGAGATCGAGTTCGCGGCGGATGACGTAGTCGCGGGTGCGGGTGTTGCCGCGGATGTTGATGCGCTCGACGTAGACGCGCGGGCCGTCCTCGACCACGAAGCCGAGGGCCACCTGATGGGTGGCGCGGTCGCGCTGGCCGGTGGGGCGCACCTGGGCGAAGGGATAGCCCTGGCGGTTGACCTCGTTGGTGACGCCGACGAGCGTCTTCTCGACATCCTCGGCGTTGTAGACGTCGCCGACCTGGGCGCGGATCTGCCCGTCGAGCGCCTCGCGATCGATGCCGGCGATGCGCGGATCGACGGCCACGGCGCCGACGGTGTACTGCGCGCCTTCCTCGACGGTAACGGTGATGACCCAGCCGGTCTCCTCGCCGGCCTCGACGTAGCGGGCATCGGCATTCACGACGCGGAAGTCGGCGTAGCCGTTCTTGAGGTAGTAGCGGCGCACGACGTCGAGATCGGCCGAGATACGGTCGGGATCGTAGACGTCGGAGGTCTTGATGAACGAGAGGAAGTTCATCTCGGAGGAGGACATCAGACCTTTGAGGGTCCGCTCCGAGTAGACGCTGTTGCCGACGAAGTTGATGGCGCGGATACCGGTCTTGTCGCCCTCGTCGATGGTGAAGACGACGTCCGCGCGGCCGGTGGGCAGGTCGACGGTGCGGTAGCTGACCTTGGCGGTGCCGCGGCCCGAGCGCTTGTAGACATCGCGGATGCGCTCGACGTCGGCGGCGATCACCGCCGGGCTCAGGGCGCCGCGGTCCTTGGTCTCGACGACGCTCTCGAGCGTGGCCTTCTCGACCTTCTTGTTGCCCTCGAAGAAGACGCGGCCGACCACGTTGTTCTCACGCACGCGCACCACGGTGGTGCCGCCGCGGCCGGAGACCTGCACGTCGGAGAAGAGGCCGGTGGCGAGAAGATTGCGCCGCGCCTCCTCGGGCGATCCGGAGGCGGTGCCGGTGACGTAGGAGCGGATGGTGTCGGCGTCGACACGGCGGTTGCCTTCGACGACGATCTGCTGCGCCTGTGCGGCCGCGCCGCCGAGGATCACGCTGGCGGCGGTGGCGACCAGAACGATGGCACGCTCCGCCGACTTTCGCCGGCGCTTTCCCGTCATCGACATCATGTAATCGCCCGTCTCTTTTTATCTCAGCACGGGTTCGCACCCGCGGGCGGCCGCCCTTAAGGCTCGCCGCCCTCTGGTCCCGGCCACGCTTGTATCGGGATTCCCCCACGAAGCAAACGCGAGGGCCGTCCGACATACCGGGATTTTGGGGGGTCGTGGCCTTCGCGCCACTTAACGGCGAAGCGCCTTTACGAGCGATCTCAGATTAGCGTGAATAGGGCGTAAATATGATGCCGAACACGACTTTCCGGTTCGTGTTCCAATTGCGGGAAGCCGGCGTTAACCCTGAACGCGAACGGCCCAGCGGGTTCGCCGGGCCGTCGATTCGGGCAGCCGATCGCGGTGGGGAGGCCCCCGGCATCAGGTGCCGCGCTGGCTCAGCGAGGCGCCCAGGTTGAGGATGTCGTTCCAGGCCGCGAACAGCATCAGCATCAGCACGAAGGCCAACCCGATGCGGAAGCCGATCTCCTGCGCCCGCTCGCTCAAGGGGCGGCCGCGCACCGCTTCGAAGGCGTAGAACATCAGGTGTCCGCCATCGAGGAGCGGGATCGGGAACAGGTTGAGGAGGCCGATCGAGACCGAGAGCAGCGCGACCAGCCCGATCAGCCCGCCGACGCCGCCGACGCGCGCGACCTCGCCGGAGACCCGGGCGATGCCAATCGGGCCGGAGAGTTGGTCGGCGGATTCGCGGCCGGTAACGAGCTTGCCGATGTAGTCGAAGGTGCGCTCCACGACGAAGGCCGTCTCGTGGACGCCCAGTTTCAGGGATTCGAACGGGCCGTAATGCACCAGTTTGGCCGCGTCGGCCTTCGGCCCGTTGATGCCCAGGCGGCCGAAGCGGTGGCGGCCGAAGGGCGTGCGCTCCTCGATCATGTCCGGCACGGCGGTCAGCGTCTGCACCTCGCTCCCGCGATCGACGGTGATCGACAGGGAGGAGCCGGCGGCGGCCGAGACGACGCGCTGCATCTGGTTGAAGGTCTTGACCGGCTGGCCGTCGATCGAGCGGATCACGTCGCCGGGTTGGAAGCCCGCCCGCGCGGCGGCGCTGTTGGGCTGCACCGCCTCAACGCGGGCCGGCGTCTCATAGCGGCCGCTGAAATAGATCGCGCCGGCGAAGACGGCGATCGCCAGGATGAAGTTGGCGATGGGGCCGGCGGCGACGATGGCCGCGCGCTTGGCGACCGGCTGGGTCGGGAAGCTGATCGCCCGCTCGTGCGGGTCCATGCGGGCGACCGCCTCGGGATCGGGCACGCTGGCGCCGTTGGCATCGCCGACGAATTTCACGTAGCCGCCGAGCGGGATCGCGGAGAGCTTCCAGCGGGTCCCCCGCCGGTCGGTGAAGCCGACGACCTCAGGGCCGAAGCCGATGGAGAAGGCGGTGACGCCGACCCCGCACCAGCGCCCGACCAGGAAATGGCCCATCTCGTGCACGAACACGACGATCGTCAGCACGATCAGGAACGGGATCACCGCGCCGAAGAAGCCGGCGGCGTTTCCGCCCATTCCGCTCAAAAATTCCATGGCCATCATCCTTCAGGCCGCGATACGCGTTGGGAGATCCGTGCACGTGGAGCGCGAATCCGGTCTTGACCGTCCGCCCTGGCAGAGCGGGCCCCCAGCCGGCAAGTTGCGGATCGTCGCACGCCTCACGTTCGAGTGCGAGATGTAATCGCGCCCGCGACCGGTGCAGCCGGGCCGTCCATCCCCGACAACACTTCGTAAAGGTTAATTTCGGTCTCAGCCAGCGGCGCGGGTGGCGGGCACCGTCTCCAGGCTCCAGGCGCGCACCCGCGCGTCGATGGCCAGCGCCTCCTCGACGTCCTCCGGGGCGCGGCGGAACTCGGCGGCGAAGTGCTCGACCGCCCGCTCCACCAACTCGGCGATGCCGTAGAACGGGATCGCGCCGCGGATGAAGGCGGCGACCGCGATTTCGTTGGCGGCGTTCATCACGGTGGGTGCCGCGCCGCCTTCGGCCAGCGCCGCGCGGGCGACGCGCAGGCAGGGAAAGCGCGCCTCGTCCGCCGGCTCGAAGGTGAGGCTGCCGGTGGCGGCGAGATCGAGCGGACGGCCGCGGGCGATCTCCAGGCGGTCGCCGAGGCCGAGGCAGTGGGCGATCGGCACGCGCATGTCGGGCATGGCGAGTCCGGCGGTCACCGCGCCGTCGCGCCACGCGATCAGCCCGTGCACGATCGATTGCGGGTGGACGATCACGTCGAGCCGCTCGGCCTCGATGGCGAAGAGGTGGTGGGCCTCGATCAGCTCCAGCCCCTTGTTCATCAGCGAGGCGGAATCGATGTTGATCTTCATGCCCATCGACCAGGTCGGGTGGGCGGCGGCCTCGGCCGGGGTCGCGGCGGCGATGCGCTCGCGGGTCCAGGTGCGGAATGGGCCGCCCGAGGCGGTCAGCGTCATCTTGGCGATGTCGGACACGCGGCCGTCGCCCATGGCCTGGGCCAGCGCGTTGTGCTCGGAATCCACCGGCAGGATGCGGGCGCCGTAGCGGGTCGCATCGCGCATGAAGGCATTGCCCGCGCAGACGAGGCTCTCCTTGTTGGCCAGCGCGATGGTGCGCCCGAGCCGGAGCGCGGCGTGGGTGGGCTTGAGGCCCGCCGCCCCGCTCACCGCCGCCACCACGATGTCGGCCTTGCGGGCGACCGCCTCCAGCACCGCGCTCTCGCCGGCACCGTTCGGAATACCGGAGCCGGCCAGCGCCTCGGCCAGGGCCGGGCCGGCGCTCTCGTCGGCGAGAGCGGCGAAATCCGGCCTCAGTTCGCGGGCGAGCTTGGCGAGCGCCGCGGCGTCCCGCCCGCCGACCAGCGCCCCGGCCCGGAAGCGGCCCGCATGTTGGGACAGGAGGTCCGTGGTCGAGCGGCCGATCGAGCCGGTGGCGCCGAGGACGGTGACGGTGAGGCTCACGGGATCAATTCCGTTCAAGAGTGCCTCACAAAACTTCCGGTCGCTGACCGTTGCTCTTCCTGGCACGATGGTGCGGCGGGAGTTTTGTGAGAGACACTAGGCATTCAGGAGCCGCAGGGCGGCGAGGCACAGGCCGGCGAGGAGTGCCACGGCGAAGAAGCCGTCGAGCCGGTCCATGACGCCGCCATGGCCGGGGATCGAGCGGCCGGAATCCTTGACGCCGTAGCGGCGCTTGAGGGCGGATTCAACGAGGTCGCCGCCCATCGACAGGATCGAGGCGAGGCCGCTGAGCGCCGCGACCACGGCGGGCGAGAGGCCGGGCAGGGCGTCCCAGCCCTGCGCGCGGGCAACCAGCAGGGTCGCGGTCCCGCCGATCACGCCGGCGGCAAGCCCGCCGAGTGCGCCGGACCACGTCTTCTTCGGGCTCACGCGCGGCATCAGCTTGGGCCCGCCGATCAGGCGGCCGGTGAAGTAGGCGACGCTGTC is from Methylorubrum sp. B1-46 and encodes:
- a CDS encoding WcbI family polysaccharide biosynthesis putative acetyltransferase; its protein translation is MALRLPRLLAAVPRSWTGRLGPDERGLNGPRIAVIGNCQAKGVAEAVRILAPGARVRLIPMSTLGRGRQSLDAFAATLKACDHVFSQPFPAGFFPEGGSDALRERLPRMRLFPSIVFTAFHPDAVYVGDLASVARVKLVPSPLGSYHSAITLFGFLKGLPQERIVGLFREAVFSQLGYLDAWDLAAADLIASSRAINFDLSDDLLRWSRGGQFMHNINHPRLSVLGDIAARLLREAGIAPRSVAVEAYAPDALLDDAIWPVYPPVAMLYGVAGSTVFKRRQRRGAAPETFGLDAFVAESLAIYRAQPRETLTCHRIEHWAASPEIRTLFETA
- the lpxD gene encoding UDP-3-O-(3-hydroxymyristoyl)glucosamine N-acyltransferase is translated as MSEPVFIAPKGGLTLGAVAEACGVPLPEGTDPAQAVTGAAPLETAGPSELAYMDNARYGDALAATRALVCLVSPRFAPRVPSGTIALVTRDPYRAYAGLLAHLYEEAMRPGSLFAASGISPGAHVHPQARLEDGVRVDPGAVVGPGAEIGSGTVLGPNAVIGPNVRVGRDCSIGAGATLTHALVGNRVIVHPGARIGQDGFGFAMGAGGHLKVPQVGRVIIQDDVEIGANTTIDRGASRDTVVGEGTKIDNLVQIAHNVVIGRHCVIVSGVGISGSTTLEDYVVLGGQVGVVGHLRIGMGSQIAGSSNVNRDVPPGSRWGGTPAKPVRTWFREMTTLARLAERSGKDEAEG
- the bamA gene encoding outer membrane protein assembly factor BamA, producing MMSMTGKRRRKSAERAIVLVATAASVILGGAAAQAQQIVVEGNRRVDADTIRSYVTGTASGSPEEARRNLLATGLFSDVQVSGRGGTTVVRVRENNVVGRVFFEGNKKVEKATLESVVETKDRGALSPAVIAADVERIRDVYKRSGRGTAKVSYRTVDLPTGRADVVFTIDEGDKTGIRAINFVGNSVYSERTLKGLMSSSEMNFLSFIKTSDVYDPDRISADLDVVRRYYLKNGYADFRVVNADARYVEAGEETGWVITVTVEEGAQYTVGAVAVDPRIAGIDREALDGQIRAQVGDVYNAEDVEKTLVGVTNEVNRQGYPFAQVRPTGQRDRATHQVALGFVVEDGPRVYVERINIRGNTRTRDYVIRRELDLTEGDAYNRVLVDRAERRLNGLGFFKKVRFSNEPGTAPDRVIVNIDVEDQPTGSFSVAGGYSTQDGIIGEVSVSESNFLGRGQYVRLAVQGGQYARGIDFSFTEPYFLGYRLAAGFDAFYKYSDLTRWSRYETTVYGGQLRLGLPITEEFGVTFRYSLYNTELRVPNTIKRPYNDCSVAIPGYTAINPAGTIDPSSGRDVGGLPAYPTCAYDGEASIALKGQQGNVLTSLAGVTLAYSTLDNLQRPTNGFYGELKPDIAGIGGDSKFFRVTGDARYYKELWEDVVGFVRLQGGHISALDNQPLRITDQFFLGPSLVRGFAPNGLGPRDVGIADARSNAIGGTTYFGATVEVQFPIWGLPKDLGLKGAVFADAGTLFGYDGRRNFDVNRDGFINGFAPGSGCNYTNFGASAIKVEPECVNVRDKATIRSSVGASILWNSPLGPIRFDYAYALSKDEGVQTALGKVGKDQTQAFRFSGGSRF
- the rseP gene encoding RIP metalloprotease RseP, with protein sequence MEFLSGMGGNAAGFFGAVIPFLIVLTIVVFVHEMGHFLVGRWCGVGVTAFSIGFGPEVVGFTDRRGTRWKLSAIPLGGYVKFVGDANGASVPDPEAVARMDPHERAISFPTQPVAKRAAIVAAGPIANFILAIAVFAGAIYFSGRYETPARVEAVQPNSAAARAGFQPGDVIRSIDGQPVKTFNQMQRVVSAAAGSSLSITVDRGSEVQTLTAVPDMIEERTPFGRHRFGRLGINGPKADAAKLVHYGPFESLKLGVHETAFVVERTFDYIGKLVTGRESADQLSGPIGIARVSGEVARVGGVGGLIGLVALLSVSIGLLNLFPIPLLDGGHLMFYAFEAVRGRPLSERAQEIGFRIGLAFVLMLMLFAAWNDILNLGASLSQRGT
- the dxr gene encoding 1-deoxy-D-xylulose-5-phosphate reductoisomerase, which produces MSLTVTVLGATGSIGRSTTDLLSQHAGRFRAGALVGGRDAAALAKLARELRPDFAALADESAGPALAEALAGSGIPNGAGESAVLEAVARKADIVVAAVSGAAGLKPTHAALRLGRTIALANKESLVCAGNAFMRDATRYGARILPVDSEHNALAQAMGDGRVSDIAKMTLTASGGPFRTWTRERIAAATPAEAAAHPTWSMGMKINIDSASLMNKGLELIEAHHLFAIEAERLDVIVHPQSIVHGLIAWRDGAVTAGLAMPDMRVPIAHCLGLGDRLEIARGRPLDLAATGSLTFEPADEARFPCLRVARAALAEGGAAPTVMNAANEIAVAAFIRGAIPFYGIAELVERAVEHFAAEFRRAPEDVEEALAIDARVRAWSLETVPATRAAG